The genomic DNA CTCGTACCACGTCACGTCGCTCGCGCAGCAGTGGTCCCGGGGCCGCTGGAAGAACGCCCTGCACAGCGGGTTCCGTTTGGACACGTACCGGACGAAGCTGGCGTACGGACACTGCTCCGTGCCCGTCTCGTACATGCGCGGCAGCGTGTCCTCGTCTGCGTCCGGGCGCTTCTTGGTCCAGGCGGCGGAGCGGGACTTGTGATAGGGTCCGAGAgctttaaaatacacaaactttCTTCCGTCCTCGTCCACGGCCAGGCCGAACGAGTCCTCCTCCAGCTCCCGCTGGTTCTCTCTTCCCCTGGTGCAGAAATACATGCAGGTCTCAAACCAGACTTTGTTCAGAAGCCCAAACGGGGTGTCGGTGTTGAACACAGAGGACTCGTACAGTTTCCGCAGGTCCGAGCGCGTGATGGCTTGTTTCTGCACCACCGGACCGGCACCCTGCTCCTCCAGCCTCCGTATGACCGCGGCCAGGGTCAGGTTGGCGCTGCGCAGCTCTGGGTCCTTGGTGAGGTCCAAGGTGCGGCAGTAGGGCGGCTCGTTCAAGTACCGATTGAGAGAGCTCCGGATGCTGATGAGGGAGGACTTGCTGTACAGTTGTCCACTTTTGGAGCGCGCCTCGGCGTAAAAGGAGCGCAGCACAGCGCAGAGCGCATCCTTGTCCAGAGTTTCAAAGTCTGGACTTTGGGCTTTCTCGCTGAGGTACTCCCTGAAGATCCTCACGGCGTACCTGGTGGCCAGGCGGGTGTTCTCGCTCAGCTTGTTTCGCTCTGACCGCTGAAGTTCTCCCTCCGGGTGAGACTCGCGCCCGGAGGGGATGCTGCTGCCGAGTGGGTccgcctccccctcctcccttcgGTCCATACTCCGCATAACGACCGCTTGTGTCTGCGCGGCGGAACCGCTGGAGTCCAGCACTGTGCTCCCTGACTCCCACTCCACTCCATCTCTGTCGgactcctcgtcctcctcctccccggTGATCTGGACCTCCTGAATctcatcttcatcttcctcctcctcctcctcctcctcctcatccctgCTCCTCTCGGGGCAGCTCATCTGCTCCTGCTCCGTGTCTCCGCTGCCAGGCATTCTCGCCATATTGCGGTCTGTGAAGCAGTCCTCCGGCAGCGCGCATGCGCTATATTGGACCGCAGCGCTGAAAGCCTTTTGTGTTTAAGTGACCTTCAGCCGTGCACGCGTTTTTTAAGGTACGGGGAGCGAGCGCAGCGGGAGGGTAAATTTGGAGGCGCGCTCCCTGCCAGAAAGGCTGCAGTATTGGACTGAATATTGGACCAGCAGCACGAGCACTGATGAGGAAAATGGCAAGACTGCAGTAGTGCCACCGCCAGTATCCAAATATCTTTTTACTTTAGAAGCAGTTTGATACTTAACCGGAAAATTAACGGAAGGCAGCcaagaatgaaagaaaagcaacaataaATATCACGCAGCTTGTTTTAGTTACGTACACGCGTGGATAGCTTAGGTGCTCGTGTGTTTGCTGCACCAGTCACAGAGTCCAGTTGGTGCCTTATAAAAAGAAAGTAAGGTCGTGATACAAGCACGTGAAACAAGCAAAAATGCACATGATGTAGTCCAGTGGAGTTAACAAGAAACCCAGAACTGCAGCTCAGTGAAAATTCAATatcatttgtgtatttttattgttgCAATGTAGAGAACATCCAGGTATATCTGTGACATGAAAGGTCAGAGTCTCTTTCTTGCTTTGGACCACCAATGCACGCAACATTAAGGCAGGAAGGGGCGATGCACGCAGATGGGTGTCAAAATATTCAATCAGAGGTAATCACAATTTAGAAAACGTGGCACATGACTCACGTGGGGAAAGTGGACATCAGCAGTAGTTGGAAAAGCccatgttgtttatgttttgtattttaggGAACTTGCACCCCTAAAGTTTATCATTTCAACTACAGAAGCCTTGCATTGTAATATAATGGGGTTGCCTAAGCTTATCATTTCAactgctgaaaaataaaatgactgtTACTGTGATTGTAATAAAGTAGCATCAACACAAGGGATAGGAAGCAGTACAGACAGGAGAACGGAGCAGCAAATTTATCAACAACAATACAGAGACCCATCTTTAAGCCACAGAAACTGTAGAACTGAGCTAATAAATCAAACTGATCTGAGCATTTCTTGAATATGTGCACTGggatttttgtgctttttgcatGAACAACATTGGTAATTGTTGAGGGACATTCGGATCTAAAAGAGAAGCACCTGGACCTTTGGGCCTTTCATTCATATCAttatgttcagtggttgcaaaCTGTATGGATTACAGGCTGTGTTGCTGCTACTGTTAAAGTcatgttcatattttaaaacGATGTTGATCGAACacagactgaaagaaaaatccTGTTTGTGAAACCTCAAGGTGAGCTTAGAAACTCTGGACATATGCTTCAGAAACTGAGGGACGCTGCGTGCTCAGTGTGGTAGTGACGTGACAAACGTGTATAAAATTGACAAAATAAACATGTATTCAAAATGACTTGAAAATATTGAggccataaactcatcaggaaagtgtttattgAGGTCACAAATGAAGTGAGCAGTAGGATCATTTTCTCATACTTTTATACAATTTGACTCTTTTGTTGGGTGAAGGCATGTCATGgttgtggctgtgtgcaggcaggatgaggacccaaacgcagcgCTCACGGAGGCAGGattgaactcaaaacacagctttattgctggacagAAAAACCATACAAACTAAACCGGAAACTATAACATAttgcacagagaaacacacggCCATGAATGCGGGAGAAcacgacacagaactgagggagacgcagacataaatacacagagggttaacgagggaagtgggagcacacggggaacacagctgacacagataatcataacaagacacggcaggagtaacgcaacactgacgggagactgtcaaagtaaaacaggaagtacacagaggttcagacaggaggagagagagagagcacagacataaTGGGCTGGGGAACACATGGAATAAAACtcaaggagagacgagggctcacagatacacagagggtaaTCAAATAAGGAGCATCTTAACAGAACCCAGGAACCACggcataaataaagaacaaaatacaaaacacacgaaaactaagaatactgggccaacgtgacgcaggaccatgacaaggcAACCCCATTATATTACAATGCAAGGCgtctgtagttttttttaaatgagagttacctcctcctcttcctcacagttaGAAGAATTGATGCACTGCATGCATGCACAACTCTACAACATATTGTCCTTTAATGTGATGGCGGCCTGTTTCAGCAAATCAGCCGACACAGGTGCTGAGGTGAGGATATATTCTTAAACCTAACCAACAGCCAAACCAACACAGAGgctgaaaataaaagtaaaatataaaaatacaagtagCGGTCCCTGAAATCTGTCTTCTGGGTAAAAGTGGTGGTTTTTCGCTGTCTGTGTGTTAATGCAGCTCTTTTACATTTCTTATTGTTGCAACATGTTAACGTACATTTTATAAATTAAGCCATTAAGTGCATTAAATGTCAGTACCAAGAGCCAGAGGTAACCTTGAAGTCCCCCAACCTAAAAGGAAGTATTGTACTGAATTAATGCATTTGCACTTTAACATGTCCCACTTATCATTATGAACCATTTGACCCAAAAGGATTTAGGTGAAATTGCTTTAGTTTGCAGTCATAGTAACCCTACCACACACCTACCATCGCTCTGCttgtttatttgcattttttctggGCTCGTTGATGGAAGAATGCAGCATTGATCTTTTCGTCTCAGACTCCCTTTCTGATGCACAGTTATGTTAGCAGTTATTTTAGCAGCTTCTTAATATAGCATCCCATCATGCTCTATGCCTGCTCCGAGCTAAGAGCACTGGTTCCTCCCCTGGGCAAACATGACCTTGATATACAGTCTGCACCCCATGTACTGCTCTCATTACTGTTGGGATTACATCAAATTATTATCTCATATTAAACTACAGAGCTTGCTGCTCCTGTGGCGGCGATCATAAAATATTCTTTAGAGTGTAatcgaaaaaacaaaactttgaaTTCATTCAAATTCCCATGAAAATGTGTGTCAACAATATTACAAAACACAACTGCACATCGACCACGCAAACAAAGCGCTtcatttttaatcaacaaatcaTTGTAAAGTCCACTCACTGTGAACTCCAGTGAGTGGACTTTACAGTGTATAATTCAACTTAATCGTGCGGTGTGTGGGATTACCATAAACCACACAACTCACACAAGCTACCGTT from Maylandia zebra isolate NMK-2024a linkage group LG15, Mzebra_GT3a, whole genome shotgun sequence includes the following:
- the LOC101468115 gene encoding uncharacterized protein LOC101468115 isoform X3, whose translation is MARMPGSGDTEQEQMSCPERSRDEEEEEEEEEDEDEIQEVQITGEEEDEESDRDGVEWESGSTVLDSSGSAAQTQAVVMRSMDRREEGEADPLGSSIPSGRESHPEGELQRSERNKLSENTRLATRYAVRIFREYLSEKAQSPDFETLDKDALCAVLRSFYAEARSKSGQLYSKSSLISIRSSLNRYLNEPPYCRTLDLTKDPELRSANLTLAAVIRRLEEQGAGPVVQKQAITRSDLRKLYESSVFNTDTPFGLLNKVWFETCMYFCTRGRENQRELEEDSFGLAVDEDGRKFVYFKALGPYHKSRSAAWTKKRPDADEDTLPRMYETGTEQCPYASFVRYVSKRNPLCRAFFQRPRDHCCASDVTWYENKAIGKNLLGTRMQMLSRAAKLSKTYTNHCIGAVSIATLNSIVGAAGFKPSTTLYVASETVNGHAQSHLQLVIPYLRRVSDAADLNQQQSTEAETSNTSPTSAAAAAAARRESNEDDPGAPSAKKRCVRPGTRAESPAEPNERESVPATATESRLAQSGARSPVPTERVFVSQDRRSSGSCSSMSSQKLASWSPMSPPCTTGIPAPAQLTKTNAPVHIDVGGHMYTSSLPTLTRYPESRIGRLFDGTEPIVLDSLKQHYFIDRDGDMFRYILNFLRTSKLLLPDDFKVSA